The Streptococcus sp. S5 genome contains a region encoding:
- the mnmG gene encoding tRNA uridine-5-carboxymethylaminomethyl(34) synthesis enzyme MnmG, which translates to MNYNFIEEYDIIVIGAGHAGVEASLAASRMGCKVLLATINIEMLAFMPCNPSIGGSAKGIVVREVDALGGEMAKNIDKTYIQMKMLNTGKGPAVRALRAQADKELYSKEMRKTVENQENLTLRQTMIDEILVENGKVVGVRTATHQEYGAKAVIVTTGTALRGEIIIGDLKYSSGPNHSLASINLADNLKQLGLEIGRFKTGTPPRVKASSINYDETEIQPGDEAPNHFSYTSRDEDYVKDQVPCWLTYTNGHSHEIIQNNLHRAPMFTGVVKGVGPRYCPSIEDKIVRFADKERHQLFLEPEGRNTEEVYVQGLSTSLPEDVQRDLVHSIKGLEKAEMMRTGYAIEYDMVLPHQLRATLETKKISGLFTAGQTNGTSGYEEAAGQGIIAGINAALKIQGKPELILKRSDGYIGVMIDDLVTKGTIEPYRLLTSRAEYRLILRHDNADMRLTEMGRAIGLVDDERWQRFETKKYQFENEMKRLDSIKLKPVKETNEKVAAMGFKPLTDAVTAKEFLRRPEVSYQDVVEFIGPAAEELDDKIIELIETEIKYEGYISKAMDQVEKMKRMEEKRIPANIDWDDIDSIATEARQKFKLINPETIGQASRISGVNPADISILMVYLEGKSRSISKNKANH; encoded by the coding sequence ATGAATTATAACTTTATAGAAGAATACGATATCATTGTAATCGGTGCGGGGCATGCGGGAGTAGAAGCCTCTCTAGCTGCTAGCCGTATGGGTTGTAAGGTCTTACTTGCGACTATTAACATTGAAATGCTGGCTTTTATGCCTTGTAATCCCTCTATTGGTGGTTCTGCTAAGGGAATTGTCGTGCGTGAAGTCGATGCCCTCGGTGGAGAAATGGCGAAGAATATCGACAAGACCTACATCCAAATGAAAATGCTCAATACTGGTAAAGGTCCTGCGGTTCGTGCACTTCGGGCTCAAGCAGACAAAGAACTTTACTCAAAAGAAATGCGGAAAACGGTTGAAAACCAAGAAAATTTAACTCTTCGCCAAACTATGATTGATGAGATTTTGGTGGAGAATGGTAAGGTTGTTGGTGTAAGGACTGCGACTCACCAAGAGTATGGGGCAAAGGCTGTTATTGTCACTACTGGGACAGCTTTACGCGGAGAAATTATCATTGGAGATCTCAAGTATTCATCAGGACCTAATCATAGTCTAGCTTCTATCAATTTGGCCGACAATCTCAAACAGCTAGGATTAGAAATTGGACGTTTCAAAACAGGGACGCCACCTCGTGTAAAGGCATCGTCAATTAACTATGACGAAACGGAAATTCAACCTGGAGATGAAGCTCCAAATCATTTTTCTTATACATCGCGTGATGAAGATTATGTAAAGGATCAGGTTCCTTGTTGGTTGACTTACACGAATGGGCATAGTCATGAAATTATCCAGAATAATTTACACCGGGCACCTATGTTTACAGGGGTTGTAAAGGGAGTAGGTCCTCGCTATTGTCCGTCCATTGAGGATAAAATTGTCCGTTTTGCTGACAAAGAGCGTCATCAACTATTCTTAGAACCTGAGGGACGAAACACAGAAGAAGTCTATGTTCAAGGGCTGTCAACAAGTTTACCAGAGGATGTTCAGCGGGATCTCGTCCATTCTATTAAGGGACTTGAGAAGGCAGAAATGATGCGAACGGGTTATGCGATTGAGTATGATATGGTTTTGCCTCATCAATTGCGCGCAACTTTGGAAACTAAGAAAATTTCAGGTCTCTTTACAGCTGGCCAAACCAATGGAACGTCTGGCTATGAGGAGGCTGCTGGTCAAGGGATTATTGCAGGGATCAATGCGGCTCTAAAAATCCAAGGAAAACCAGAACTCATTTTGAAACGCAGTGATGGTTATATTGGGGTCATGATCGATGACTTGGTAACAAAGGGAACGATCGAACCGTATCGTTTGTTAACAAGCCGTGCAGAATACCGTCTGATTTTGCGTCATGATAATGCCGATATGCGCTTGACAGAAATGGGACGAGCAATTGGATTGGTAGATGATGAACGTTGGCAACGTTTCGAAACCAAGAAGTATCAGTTTGAAAACGAGATGAAGCGTTTGGATAGCATTAAGTTAAAGCCTGTAAAGGAAACCAATGAGAAGGTTGCTGCAATGGGCTTTAAACCATTGACAGATGCTGTCACTGCTAAAGAATTCTTGCGAAGACCAGAAGTCTCTTACCAAGATGTGGTAGAATTTATCGGTCCTGCAGCTGAAGAACTGGATGATAAAATCATTGAATTGATTGAAACTGAAATTAAATACGAAGGCTATATCTCAAAAGCAATGGACCAAGTCGAAAAAATGAAGCGTATGGAAGAAAAACGAATTCCTGCGAATATTGACTGGGATGATATTGACTCTATTGCAACCGAAGCGCGTCAAAAATTTAAATTAATTAATCCAGAAACGATTGGTCAAGCAAGTCGTATCTCAGGTGTCAATCCAGCGGATATCTCTATTTTAATGGTTTACTTAGAAGGTAAATCTCGGAGTATCTCCAAAAACAAAGCAAACCACTAA
- a CDS encoding GGDEF domain-containing protein: MKKFRLSFIHYVLIGFISFAILAIFLRIFGKGYVTLIAIFLVLAGLIALFEYQLQISELDELEQIQYVNHQAESGLASLLDKMPVGVIKINEESNEVEWFNPYAELIFSTDDGDFDVESLKKLLNTLFEDKGHYVTVADKKYSVYFDQTSSVVYFFDVSSEYEATVGLVTTRPVIGIISVDNYDDLEDVISDSDISNINSFIANFVEEFTAHYHMFYRRVGMDRFYLFTDYTVLEQLMESKFSVIDQFREEAKNRELPITLSMGFSYGDGKHDEIGKGALLNLNLAEVRGGDQAVVKENDEQKNPIFFGGGTASAVKRTRTRTRAMMTAISDKIKSVDQVFIVGHRNLDMDALGASVGMQFFSSNILASSYVVYDPHAMASDISRAIAKLEEEQVTKILPLEEAMQMVTDRSLLIMVDHSKTALTLSKEFYQEFQQIIVIDHHRRDDDFPENVLITYIESGASSASELVSELIQFQKSKKNRLTKIQASVLMAGIMLDTKNFSTRVTSRTFDVASYLRSRGSDSVAIQEISAIQFDEYREVNELILTGEKILPHIIVACANTTKAYDSVTISKAADSMLAMSEVEATFVIACNQSGTVSISARSRSKVNVQRIMEQLGGGGHFNSAASQIEGQDLMSIRQQLIETIENEVTIEKENVE; this comes from the coding sequence ATGAAAAAATTTCGTTTATCGTTCATCCATTATGTGTTAATTGGTTTTATTTCATTTGCAATTTTAGCAATTTTTTTAAGAATCTTTGGCAAAGGCTATGTAACTCTCATTGCAATTTTTTTAGTCTTAGCTGGATTGATTGCTTTATTTGAATACCAGTTACAAATTTCAGAGTTAGATGAATTAGAACAAATACAATATGTTAACCATCAGGCAGAAAGCGGATTAGCATCCCTCCTTGATAAAATGCCTGTTGGTGTTATCAAAATTAATGAAGAGTCAAATGAAGTAGAGTGGTTCAACCCTTATGCTGAATTGATTTTTTCAACAGATGATGGGGACTTTGATGTTGAATCATTGAAAAAGTTACTCAATACTCTGTTTGAGGATAAAGGTCATTATGTCACTGTAGCCGATAAGAAATATTCCGTTTACTTTGATCAGACGTCTAGTGTTGTTTACTTTTTTGATGTTTCAAGTGAGTATGAAGCAACTGTGGGATTGGTGACAACTCGTCCCGTTATCGGTATTATTTCTGTTGATAACTATGATGATCTAGAAGATGTCATTTCAGACTCTGATATTAGCAATATCAATAGTTTTATTGCCAACTTTGTAGAAGAGTTTACAGCTCATTACCATATGTTTTACAGACGTGTGGGGATGGATCGTTTCTATTTGTTTACAGACTACACGGTCTTAGAACAGTTGATGGAATCAAAATTTTCTGTCATCGATCAATTCCGTGAAGAAGCTAAAAATCGTGAGCTACCTATTACCTTAAGTATGGGATTCTCGTACGGTGATGGGAAGCATGATGAGATTGGTAAAGGGGCTCTCTTGAACCTAAACCTTGCAGAAGTTCGTGGTGGGGATCAAGCGGTTGTCAAGGAAAATGATGAACAGAAAAACCCTATTTTCTTTGGTGGGGGAACAGCTTCGGCTGTGAAGCGGACTCGGACTCGCACACGCGCTATGATGACAGCTATTTCGGATAAGATTAAATCCGTTGATCAAGTCTTCATTGTTGGACATAGAAACTTGGATATGGATGCTTTAGGAGCGTCTGTGGGAATGCAGTTTTTCTCTAGCAATATTTTAGCTTCCTCTTATGTGGTCTATGACCCGCATGCAATGGCTAGTGATATTTCAAGAGCAATTGCGAAACTAGAAGAAGAGCAGGTAACGAAAATCCTTCCCCTAGAGGAAGCCATGCAAATGGTGACGGATCGCTCTTTGTTAATTATGGTGGACCATTCTAAGACAGCCTTGACCCTTTCTAAAGAGTTTTATCAGGAATTTCAACAGATTATTGTCATTGACCATCACCGTCGGGATGATGATTTCCCTGAAAATGTTCTGATCACCTATATTGAAAGTGGAGCAAGTAGTGCGAGCGAATTGGTTAGTGAACTGATTCAGTTCCAGAAGTCGAAGAAAAATCGATTGACGAAGATTCAAGCTAGTGTCTTGATGGCTGGAATCATGCTGGATACTAAGAACTTCTCCACACGTGTTACAAGTCGGACCTTTGATGTGGCGAGTTACCTTCGCTCAAGAGGTAGTGATAGTGTAGCTATCCAGGAGATCTCTGCGATTCAGTTTGACGAGTACCGCGAAGTGAACGAACTGATCTTGACTGGTGAAAAGATTTTGCCACATATCATCGTAGCTTGTGCTAATACGACTAAAGCCTATGATTCAGTAACTATTAGTAAGGCTGCTGATAGTATGCTAGCCATGTCTGAGGTGGAAGCAACCTTTGTCATTGCTTGCAATCAAAGTGGGACTGTCTCGATTTCTGCACGAAGTCGAAGCAAAGTCAATGTACAGCGTATCATGGAACAGCTTGGCGGAGGAGGTCATTTCAATTCGGCAGCCTCTCAAATTGAGGGTCAAGATTTGATGAGTATTCGTCAACAACTGATTGAGACTATTGAAAACGAAGTAACTATTGAAAAGGAGAATGTAGAATGA
- the rplI gene encoding 50S ribosomal protein L9 — translation MKVIFLADVKGKGKKGEIKEVPTGYAQNFLIKKNLAKEANAQAIGELRGKQKSEEKAHAELLAEAQKIKAKLEEEATVVQFTEKIGPDGRTFGSITNKKIAEELEKQFGIKIDKRHIQVSSPIRSTGLIDVPVKIYQDVTGVINIRVNEG, via the coding sequence ATGAAAGTTATTTTCTTAGCGGATGTAAAAGGTAAAGGTAAAAAAGGCGAAATTAAAGAAGTGCCTACTGGTTATGCACAAAACTTTTTGATCAAGAAAAATCTTGCGAAAGAAGCCAATGCCCAAGCAATCGGTGAGCTTCGTGGAAAGCAAAAGTCAGAAGAAAAAGCGCATGCTGAATTGTTAGCGGAAGCGCAAAAGATTAAAGCAAAATTGGAAGAAGAAGCAACTGTTGTTCAATTCACTGAAAAAATTGGACCAGATGGTCGTACCTTCGGCTCTATTACCAATAAAAAGATTGCAGAAGAGCTTGAGAAACAATTTGGCATTAAAATTGATAAACGTCATATCCAAGTTTCCTCTCCAATTCGTTCAACAGGATTGATTGACGTCCCTGTAAAAATTTATCAAGATGTTACAGGTGTGATTAATATTCGTGTAAACGAAGGGTAA
- the dnaB gene encoding replicative DNA helicase codes for MAEIEELRTQPQDIQAEQSVLGAIFIDEGKLVFVREYIEPGDFFKYSHRLIFKAMIDLANRGDAIDATTVRNILDSQGDLQNIGGLSYLVEVINSVPTSANAEYYAKIVAEKAVLRRLISRLTESINQAYDGASPSDEIIAGAEKALIDVSENANRSGFKNIRDILNINFGSLEARSLQTSDITGIATGYRDLDHMTTGLHEEELIILAARPAVGKTAFALNIAQNIGTKLDKTVAIFSLEMGAESLVDRMLAAEGLIESHSIRTGQLTDEEWRKYAIAQGNLANASIYIDDTPGIRITEIRSRARKLAQETGNLGLILIDYLQLITGTGRENRQQEVSEISRQLKILAKELKVPVIALSQLSRGVEQRQDKRPVLSDIRESGSIEQDADIVAFLYRDDYYDRAGEEEEDGMPNNTVEVIIEKNRSGARGTVELIFQKEYNKFSSISKREDQ; via the coding sequence ATGGCTGAGATAGAGGAATTACGAACACAACCTCAGGATATCCAAGCGGAGCAATCAGTGTTGGGAGCCATTTTTATTGATGAGGGGAAATTGGTCTTTGTTCGTGAATATATCGAGCCTGGCGATTTCTTTAAGTACTCGCACCGTTTGATTTTTAAAGCCATGATCGATCTAGCTAACCGCGGGGATGCGATTGATGCGACGACTGTTCGAAATATTTTAGATAGTCAGGGGGATCTCCAAAATATTGGCGGTCTCTCCTATTTGGTAGAAGTCATTAATTCGGTACCAACTTCAGCTAACGCAGAGTATTACGCGAAGATTGTTGCCGAAAAAGCTGTTTTACGTCGATTGATCTCTCGATTAACGGAAAGTATTAATCAAGCTTATGATGGTGCAAGTCCTTCAGATGAAATCATTGCGGGTGCTGAAAAAGCTCTGATTGATGTTAGTGAAAACGCAAATCGTAGTGGATTTAAAAATATTCGAGACATCTTGAATATAAATTTTGGTAGCTTGGAAGCCCGCTCTCTTCAAACCTCTGATATTACGGGTATTGCGACAGGCTATCGCGATTTGGACCATATGACGACAGGGCTACATGAGGAAGAGTTGATTATTTTAGCGGCTCGTCCTGCAGTAGGGAAAACAGCCTTTGCTCTAAATATTGCTCAAAATATCGGGACAAAGTTGGATAAGACAGTGGCTATTTTCTCATTAGAAATGGGTGCTGAAAGTTTGGTTGACCGGATGTTAGCAGCTGAAGGCTTGATTGAATCCCATTCGATTCGTACAGGTCAATTGACGGATGAAGAGTGGCGAAAATATGCCATTGCTCAAGGGAATTTGGCCAATGCGAGTATTTACATCGATGATACTCCAGGAATTCGGATCACTGAGATTCGTTCGAGAGCAAGAAAATTAGCGCAGGAAACAGGCAATCTCGGTCTTATTCTGATTGACTACCTGCAGCTGATTACAGGGACTGGAAGAGAAAACCGTCAACAGGAAGTTTCAGAAATTTCTCGTCAGTTAAAGATTTTGGCTAAGGAACTAAAAGTTCCCGTTATTGCTTTGAGTCAGCTATCACGTGGTGTGGAACAGCGCCAAGACAAACGTCCTGTTCTTTCTGATATTCGTGAATCTGGATCGATTGAGCAGGATGCGGATATTGTTGCTTTCTTGTACCGTGATGATTATTATGATCGAGCTGGTGAAGAGGAAGAAGATGGAATGCCTAATAATACGGTTGAAGTGATTATCGAGAAAAACCGTTCAGGTGCGCGTGGGACAGTCGAATTAATATTCCAAAAGGAATACAATAAATTCTCAAGTATTTCAAAGAGAGAGGATCAATAA
- a CDS encoding Veg family protein — MSDAFTDVAKMKKIKEEIKAHEGQVVEMTLENGRKRQKNKFGRLIEVYPSLFIIEYTNDNSLPGEPANTYVESYTYSDILTEKNLIRYLD, encoded by the coding sequence ATGAGTGATGCATTTACAGATGTTGCAAAAATGAAAAAAATTAAAGAAGAGATCAAGGCTCATGAAGGACAAGTGGTTGAAATGACGCTTGAAAATGGACGGAAACGTCAAAAAAATAAATTTGGACGCTTGATTGAGGTCTATCCTTCTTTATTTATTATCGAGTATACGAACGACAACAGCTTACCAGGTGAACCAGCCAATACATACGTGGAGTCTTACACCTATTCAGATATTTTAACAGAGAAGAATTTAATTCGTTATTTGGATTAA